Proteins from one Octopus bimaculoides isolate UCB-OBI-ISO-001 chromosome 19, ASM119413v2, whole genome shotgun sequence genomic window:
- the LOC106878486 gene encoding uncharacterized protein LOC106878486, with amino-acid sequence MVLQRNRLPLILLTLVVQSLFISNVLCEEKRNLDSVGSGLIKRNLDSVGSGLIKRQLDSVGSGLIKRQLDSVGSGLIKRQLDSVGSGLIKRKFEDGSEFEEIPLDNIEEDALKRQLDSVGAGLIKRQLDSVGSGLIKKNLDSVGSGLIRRNFDTVGSGLIKKNLDSVGSGLIRRNLDSVGSGLIRRNFDTIGSGLIKKNLDSVGSGLIRRNFDTVGSGLIKKNLDSVGSGLIRRNFDTVGSGLIKKNLDSVGSGLIRRNFDTVGSGLIKKNLDSVGSGLIRRNLDSVGSGLIRRSFDTIGSGLIKKNFDSVGSGLIRRSFDTIGSGLIKKNLDSVGSGLIRRNFDTVGSGLIKKNLDSAGLIRRNFDTVGSGLIKKNLDSVGSGLIRRNLDSVGSGLIKKNLDSVGSGLIKRQLDSVGSGLIRRNFDTVGSGLIKKNLDSVGSGLIRRNLDSVGSGLIKRQLDSVGSGLIKRNFDSVGSGLIRRRFETAQNGLLARLTECLYHADKKSKCLLRME; translated from the exons attcatcTCAAATGTGTTATGCGAAGAAAAGAGGAATCTGGACTCAGTTGGTTCCGGCcttattaaaagaaatttggaTTCAGTCGGCTCTGGATTAATTAAAAGACAATTAGACTCTGTTGGGTCTGGACTTATTAAAAGGCAGCTGGATTCGGTCGGGTCGGGTCTGATCAAGCGACAACTGGACTCTGTTGGATCTGGATTGATCAAGAGAAAATTTGAAGATGGAAGTGAGTTTGAAGAAATACCATTAGACAATATTGAAGAAGATGCTCTTAAACGGCAGTTAGATTCTGTAGGAGCTGGACTAATCAAAAGACAGCTGGATTCAGTTGGGTCTGGGCTCATTAAAAAGAACTTGGATTCTGTCGGCTCTGGATTAATTCGAAGAAATTTTGACACTGTTGGGTCTGGACTTATTAAAAAGAACTTGGATTCTGTCGGCTCCGGATTAATTCGCAGAAATTTGGATTCTGTTGGATCTGGATTAATTCGCAGAAATTTCGATACTATTGGGTCTGGCCTTATCAAAAAGAATTTGGATTCTGTCGGTTCAGGATTAATTCGCAGAAATTTCGATACTGTTGGATCTGGACTTATTAAAAAGAATTTGGATTCTGTCGGTTCAGGATTAATTCGCAGAAATTTCGATACTGTTGGATCTGGACTTATCAAAAAGAATTTGGATTCTGTCGGCTCCGGATTAATTCGTAGAAATTTTGATACTGTTGGGTCTGGACTAATTAAAAAGAATTTGGATTCTGTCGGTTCTGGATTAATTCGCAGAAATTTGGATTCTGTCGGCTCCGGATTAATTCGTAGAAGTTTTGATACTATTGGGTCTGGACTTATTAAAAAGAATTTCGACTCTGTCGGCTCTGGATTAATTCGTAGAAGTTTTGATACTATTGGGTCTGGACTTATTAAAAAGAATTTGGACTCTGTCGGCTCTGGATTAATTCGTAGAAATTTTGATACTGTTGGGTCTGGACTAATTAAAAAGAATTTGGACTCTG CTGGATTAATTCGTAGAAATTTTGATACTGTTGGGTCTGGACTAATTAAAAAGAATTTGGACTCTGTCGGCTCCGGATTAATTCGTAGAAATTTGGATTCTGTTGGATCTGGGCTTATTAAAAAGAATTTGGACTCTGTCGGTTCTGGGCTCATCAAAAGGCAGCTAGACTCCGTAGGATCTGGTCTTATTCGAAGGAATTTTGACACTGTTGGATCTGGACTTATTAAAAAGAATTTGGACTCTGTCGGCTCTGGATTAATACGAAGGAATTTGGACTCTGTTGGGTCCGGGCTTATCAAAAGACAACTAGATTCTGTTGGATCAGGTTTGATTAAAAGAAATTTCGATTCTGTTGGATCTGGTCTAATCAGGCGGAGATTTGAAACAGCACAAAATGGTTTACTGGCAAGACTAACAGAATGTTTGTATCATGCTGACAAGAAGAGTAAATGCCTTCTTAGAATGGAATAG